One genomic window of Acidimicrobiales bacterium includes the following:
- a CDS encoding ACP S-malonyltransferase, which translates to MLALLFPGQGSQRPQMGVPWKDHPAWSAVERIAEATGRDVAALLLDADAETLKATRNSQLAAFALSLVTLYAARSSGLEYAPAPRAVAGHSLGEYTALTAAGALDAIGAARLVAARGEAMQTAADKEPGTMAAVLGLEPAQVAEACAGVDGAWPANDNAPGQFVISGTSAGVAAAGEAARQLGAKRVMALPVGGAFHSPLMASAQGRLEEALREAHFHDSEIDVVANVDAAPHRDGWHELLSRQLVSPVRWRQSLVKLRELGVTHYLELGPGSELSGMVKRTVDDSERANVATPDDLDSLQAFLESAVG; encoded by the coding sequence GTGCTCGCGCTCCTGTTCCCCGGCCAAGGCTCGCAACGACCCCAGATGGGAGTCCCCTGGAAGGACCATCCGGCCTGGTCCGCCGTCGAGCGCATCGCGGAGGCCACCGGCCGCGACGTCGCGGCGTTGCTCCTCGACGCCGACGCCGAGACTCTCAAGGCGACCCGCAACTCCCAGCTCGCCGCGTTCGCGCTGAGCCTCGTCACCCTCTACGCGGCGCGCTCCTCCGGTCTGGAGTACGCGCCCGCGCCCCGGGCGGTGGCAGGTCACAGCCTCGGTGAGTACACGGCGCTCACCGCCGCCGGCGCTCTCGATGCCATTGGGGCGGCGCGCCTCGTGGCGGCGCGGGGCGAGGCGATGCAAACGGCGGCCGACAAGGAGCCCGGCACCATGGCGGCGGTGCTCGGCCTCGAGCCGGCCCAGGTCGCCGAGGCGTGCGCCGGCGTCGACGGCGCATGGCCCGCCAACGACAACGCTCCGGGCCAATTCGTTATCTCCGGCACTTCCGCCGGCGTGGCGGCCGCCGGCGAAGCCGCCCGGCAGCTCGGCGCCAAACGCGTCATGGCACTGCCGGTTGGGGGGGCATTCCACTCCCCTCTCATGGCCTCGGCACAGGGCAGGCTCGAGGAGGCCTTGCGGGAGGCGCACTTCCACGACTCAGAGATCGACGTGGTCGCGAACGTGGACGCTGCCCCTCACCGCGACGGCTGGCATGAACTCCTCTCTCGCCAGCTCGTGTCGCCGGTCCGCTGGCGCCAGTCGCTGGTCAAGCTCCGCGAACTCGGCGTAACCCATTACCTCGAGCTAGGGCCTGGCAGCGAGCTGTCCGGAATGGTCAAGCGCACGGTCGACGACTCCGAGCGCGCCAATGTCGCGACGCCGGACGACCTCGACTCCTTGCAGGCGTTCCTCGAATCGGCCGTCGGCTAG